One Drosophila willistoni isolate 14030-0811.24 chromosome 2R unlocalized genomic scaffold, UCI_dwil_1.1 Seg167, whole genome shotgun sequence DNA segment encodes these proteins:
- the LOC6646712 gene encoding protein teashirt, whose amino-acid sequence MLHEALMLEIYRQALNAGALPTARPRSTESANSSERCPSHDSNSSDNGGSNGGQRDASNPSSSSGIVPAAVPTTLHSTFPAVPQSLPAQPPSMEAYLHMVAAAAQQYGFPLAAAAAAGPRLPLPLPNEASAPFKLPPQASPTASSSNNSEALDFRTNLFARAESDEPAASEEEEDFDDGANNPLDLSVGTRKRSHEPEATGQLGQIQVKKMFKSDSPPANPAPLLPGVNPYLAAVAAANIFRAGQFPDWNGKSDLVVDPLEKMSDIVKSGTGVAPHKDKTQSVKAALPTTAGPPPSKSPAQPQSAVSEVGGGTSGGSVTKARHNIWQSHWQNKGVASSVFRCVWCKQSFPTLEALTVHMKDSKHCGVNVPPFGNLPSNNSSQHPAAPPPPPTHNLRKHGGGGTSHSNHSPSANVKNAFQYRGDPPTPLPRKLVRGQNVWLGKGVEQAMQILKCMRCGESFRSLGEMTKHMQETQHYTNILSQEQSISIKSANANAGSEHKDNQGSLSSEESRTLSAVLTCKVCDKAFSSLGDLSNHMAKNNHYAEPLLQSAGARKRPAPKKREKSLPVRKLLEMKGSATQDELTLSSEKSAVPPGKPGLGPGGGDKSDAALFAERMRQYITGVKSPEEVAKAAATQLLTKQNKSPDLIEQKNGNQAKPGASSVLSAIEQMFTTSFDTPAQRHASLPASSPSNSSTKNTSPVASSILKRLGIDETVDYNKPLIDTNDPYFQHYRYTSSERSGSECSAEATRPRLDAPTPEKQQALCAVNEEDSKPVNMKQESLQAQEPTIKMEIKSELSDEQNSELVTHSDSRAQSPKRETMVNGTYTISSNNNNNNNVERNSPKTTSAATSPQSRVPHHPPRSPTDSQRSITPKSPVSSHKSFDGSDTNSKKYPSDSLNALSSMFDSLGSSSGAGAANTRAKLSAAAASATAGPSANPDSPENLSASNSLAALRQFCVKKEKTA is encoded by the exons ATGTTGCACGAGGCTTTGATGCTGGAGATCTACAGACAGGCTCTAAATGCTGG CGCATTACCCACTGCACGTCCACGTTCCACAGAATCGGCAAATTCTAGTGAGCGCTGTCCCTCACACGATTCCAATTCCTCCGATAATGGCGGCAGTAATGGCGGTCAGCGAGATGCTTCTAATCCATCTTCGTCCTCAGGAATAGTTCCTGCCGCCGTGCCCACCACATTGCATTCAACATTCCCAGCGGTGCCGCAATCTCTGCCGGCGCAGCCACCTTCGATGGAGGCTTACCTACACATGGTAGCTGCTGCAGCCCAGCAATATGGGTTTCCTTTggccgctgctgctgcagctggcCCACGGTTGCCCCTTCCTCTGCCAAATGAGGCTTCTGCGCCATTTAAGTTACCGCCGCAAGCGTCTCCAACAGCGTCTTCTAGCAACAATTCGGAGGCCTTAGACTTTCGCACCAATCTATTTGCACGGGCAGAATCTGACGAACCAGCGGCGTCTGAGGAAGAAGAGGATTTCGATGATGGTGCCAATAATCCACTTGATCTCTCTGTGGGAACGCGTAAACGTAGTCATGAGCCAGAGGCTACGGGACAACTTGGACAAATTCAGGTGAAGAAAATGTTCAAATCTGACAGTCCTCCGGCCAATCCAGCTCCTCTTTTGCCTGGCGTTAATCCCTATTTGGCTGCAGTGGCGGCAGCAAACATTTTTCGAGCCGGGCAATTTCCAGATTGGAATGGCAAAAGTGATCTGGTGGTAGATCCTTTGGAGAAGATGTCTGATATTGTCAAAAGCGGAACTGGGGTAGCACCTCATAAGGATAAAACACAATCGGTCAAGGCAGCGCTACCAACAACAGCAGGCCCGCCTCCTTCGAAGAGTCCAGCGCAACCTCAAAGTGCTGTTTCAGAAGTGGGTGGAGGTACAAGTGGCGGGAGTGTCACCAAAGCTCGTCACAACATATGGCAGTCTCATTGGCAAAACAAGGGCGTCGCCAGCTCGGTATTCCGCTGTGTTTGGTGTAAACAAAGCTTCCCGACTCTTGAGGCTTTAACGGTTCACATGAAGGACAGCAAACACTGCGGTGTTAATGTGCCACCATTTGGCAATTTACCCAGCAACAACTCGAGCCAACATCCAGCTGCTCCACCACCACCCCCAACGCATAACCTGCGGAAGCACGGCGGTGGTGGTACATCCCACTCGAATCATTCACCATCCGCAAATGTAAAAAATGCGTTTCAGTATCGTGGTGATCCACCAACGCCGCTTCCAAGAAAGTTGGTGCGAGGTCAAAATGTATGGCTTGGCAAGGGAGTGGAGCAGGCCATGCAGATACTTAAGTGTATGCGATGCGGTGAGAGTTTCCGATCGCTGGGAGAGATGACAAAGCATATGCAAGAGACTCAGCACTACACCAACATACTTTCTCAGGAACAGAGTATTTCCATTAAATctgccaatgccaatgccgGTTCCGAACACAAGGACAACCAGGGCAGCCTTAGTTCGGAGGAGAGTCGCACTCTTAGTGCCGTGCTCACATGCAAAGTTTGCGACAAAGCTTTTAGTTCTTTGGGCGATCTTAGTAATCATATGGCGAAAAACAACCATTATGCCGAGCCGTTGCTCCAGTCTGCGGGAGCCCGTAAGCGTCCAGCACCCAAAAAACGGGAAAAATCGCTACCCGTAAGAAAACTGCTTGAAATGAAGGGCAGTGCCACGCAGGATGAACTGACTTTAAGTTCCGAAAAATCTGCGGTACCGCCTGGTAAGCCTGGATTGGGACCTGGAGGAGGTGACAAGTCTGACGCTGCGTTATTCGCCGAACGTATGAGGCAATACATTACAGGGGTTAAGTCACCTGAAGAGGTGGCCAAAGCTGCGGCGACACAGCTGCTGACCAAACAAAATAAGTCCCCGGATTTGATCGAACAGAAAAATGGAAACCAAGCCAAACCCGGAGCATCATCGGTTTTAAGTGCCATCGAACAGATGTTCACTACCAGCTTTGATACACCAGCTCAGAGGCACGCCAGTTTGCCTGCCAGCAGCCCCTCCAATTCGTCCACTAAGAACACTTCCCCAGTGGCCTCTAGTATACTGAAGCGTTTAGGCATCGATGAGACTGTAGATTACAATAAGCCGCTAATTGATACGAATGATCCGTACTTCCAGCACTATCGTTACACCAGCAGCGAGCGCAGTGGAAGTGAGTGTAGTGCTGAAGCAACTAGGCCGCGATTGGATGCTCCTACGCCAGAAAAGCAACAGGCTCTATGCGCCGTTAACGAGGAAGACTCTAAGCCTGTAAACATGAAGCAAGAATCATTACAGGCTCAAGAACCTACCATCAAGATGGAGATCAAGTCTGAGCTCAGCGATGAGCAGAACAGCGAGTTGGTGACTCATAGTGACTCTCGCGCTCAATCACCTAAAAGGGAGACAATGGTTAATGGTACCTACACAAttagcagcaacaataacaacaacaataatgtTGAACGCAATTCACCGAAAACCACATCTGCAGCAACCAGTCCCCAGTCACGAGTCCCTCATCATCCTCCACGGAGTCCAACCGATAGTCAACGTTCTATCACACCCAAATCGCCCGTTTCCAGTCACAAATCCTTCGATGGCAGCGACACAAACAGTAAAAAGTATCCAAGTGATTCCTTGAATGCTCTGTCTTCCATGTTTGATTCTTTGGGCAGTAGTAGCGGCGCTGGAGCAGCCAATACACGAGCTAAATTGTCTGCTGCCGCTGCATCTGCTACCGCTGGTCCAAGTGCAAATCCTGACTCACCGGAAAATCTTAGCGCCAGCAACTCCCTGGCTGCATTGCGTCAGTTCTGCGTCAAGAAAGAGAAGACCGCCTAA
- the LOC6646713 gene encoding ER membrane protein complex subunit 7 homolog gives MVYSIEGVILQPESNTSVSPNWLSEITLSINSGEYKGFVRKDGRFVISGVPHGSYVMFVDHPDIYFPPVQVEIINGKLRARQVNFVQTTLTVKMPYPLRLSPWQRRRYFHSREQWRIVDVILSPMFMIMAVPWVLMLVLPKLIDDPEMKREIENIPFPKLPADLPELSEILTSFLAPKQPLPVKDKTAFSKNSNKKRN, from the coding sequence ATGGTCTACTCTATCGAAGGGGTGATATTGCAACCAGAATCAAATACATCAGTGAGCCCGAATTGGCTTTCTGAGATAACGCTGTCGATCAACAGTGGCGAATACAAAGGATTTGTTCGCAAGGATGGCCGCTTTGTCATTAGTGGTGTTCCGCATGGTAGCTATGTTATGTTCGTCGATCATCCCGATATATATTTCCCGCCAGTGCAAGTGGAGATCATAAATGGCAAGCTCAGGGCGCGCCAGGTAAACTTTGTACAGACAACACTCACAGTGAAGATGCCTTACCCACTTCGACTGAGCCCGTGGCAGCGCCGCAGGTATTTCCACAGTCGGGAACAATGGCGGATCGTTGACGTAATTCTAAGTCCTATGTTTATGATTATGGCGGTTCCCTGGGTGCTGATGCTGGTGCTACCCAAACTAATAGATGATCCTGAAATGAAGCGTGAGATAGAAAATATACCATTTCCAAAGCTACCCGCCGATTTACCCGAGCTCAGTGAAATACTGACTTCGTTTCTGGCACCAAAACAGCCACTGCCTGTAAAGGATAAGACAGCTTTTAGTAAAAACTCTAATAAGAAGCGCAATTAG